A window of Streptomyces sp. DG1A-41 contains these coding sequences:
- a CDS encoding ABC transporter permease: MMELPATRAGHIARAVSATAILLFLAMPIVIILVTSFGADGVGTFPPKEYSTRWYEQMAAPGGNWAASIALSSLIAALTTVFSLVLGVTAATALARGRLPLHAAVYGLVLAPLLIPQVVIALGLFLFFEPAGMLGSPLAIALGHTVLAAPIAVLIMISTLRGIDERLEDAAASMGASRMTIARRITFPLATPGLIAAAVFSFITSFDEFFIAQFMSTPDTRTLPVLVFNALQFDVDPTVTAVSAVLIALAILALALVALVRKLGGHRHGQQGVLPVEPLT; this comes from the coding sequence ATGATGGAACTGCCCGCCACCCGAGCCGGACACATCGCCCGCGCCGTCAGTGCCACCGCGATCCTGCTCTTCCTGGCGATGCCCATCGTCATCATCCTGGTCACCTCGTTCGGCGCCGACGGCGTCGGCACCTTCCCGCCGAAGGAGTACAGCACCCGCTGGTACGAGCAGATGGCCGCGCCCGGCGGAAACTGGGCCGCCTCCATCGCGCTCAGCAGCCTGATCGCCGCGCTGACCACGGTGTTCTCCCTCGTCCTGGGAGTCACCGCAGCCACCGCCCTGGCCCGCGGCCGGCTCCCGCTCCACGCGGCGGTCTACGGCCTGGTCCTCGCCCCGCTGCTCATCCCCCAAGTGGTCATCGCGCTCGGCCTGTTCCTGTTCTTCGAACCGGCCGGCATGCTCGGCAGCCCCCTGGCCATCGCCCTCGGGCACACCGTGCTGGCCGCACCCATCGCCGTCCTCATCATGATCTCGACCCTGCGCGGGATCGACGAACGGCTGGAGGACGCGGCGGCCAGCATGGGCGCCAGCCGGATGACCATCGCCCGGCGCATCACCTTCCCCCTGGCCACACCCGGCCTCATCGCCGCCGCCGTGTTCTCGTTCATCACCAGCTTCGACGAGTTCTTCATCGCCCAGTTCATGTCGACGCCGGACACGCGAACGCTGCCGGTCCTGGTCTTCAACGCCCTCCAGTTCGACGTCGACCCGACCGTCACCGCCGTCAGCGCCGTCCTCATCGCGCTCGCCATCCTCGCCCTCGCCCTGGTCGCCCTCGTGCGAAAACTCGGCGGCCACCGGCACGGGCAGCAGGGCGTGCTGCCCGTCGAACCCCTCACCTGA
- a CDS encoding ABC transporter permease yields the protein MKTSAMRGHRSRIALVNAVPVTLFLLVLFVYPIVGVLSLSLEGDSGGFTLHWYTDALSGVNLSVLISTLRISAETAVLSVLVGFGLAHAIARMRPVFAALAMLIVVVPHFISALVRTYGWIIMLGEHGLINTLLTSLDAPGAPYSLLYNETGVVIGTTSVMLPYTVLILQGVMRGVDRRLLAAAAGFGAGRLTIFRRVYLPLVAPGIGTAGLLSFILCLGYYITPALMGGDKQTVVAALIDQQVMKQDQWNSAAAFGVILLLLTFAGLGVLGLAKLRRTKAHARRSSS from the coding sequence GTGAAAACATCCGCGATGCGCGGGCACCGCTCCCGCATCGCCCTGGTCAACGCCGTCCCGGTGACGCTGTTCCTCCTCGTCCTGTTCGTCTACCCGATCGTCGGCGTCCTCTCCCTCAGCCTCGAAGGCGACAGCGGCGGCTTCACCCTCCACTGGTACACCGACGCCCTCAGCGGCGTGAACCTGTCCGTGCTGATCTCCACGCTGCGGATCTCCGCGGAAACCGCGGTGCTCAGTGTGCTGGTGGGCTTCGGCCTGGCCCACGCCATCGCCCGGATGCGGCCCGTGTTCGCAGCACTGGCGATGCTGATCGTGGTCGTGCCGCACTTCATCAGTGCCCTGGTGCGCACCTACGGCTGGATCATCATGCTCGGTGAACACGGCCTCATCAACACGCTGCTGACGTCCCTGGACGCCCCCGGCGCGCCGTACTCGCTGCTCTACAACGAGACCGGTGTGGTCATCGGCACCACCTCGGTGATGCTCCCCTACACGGTGTTGATCCTCCAGGGCGTGATGCGCGGCGTCGACCGCCGGCTGCTGGCCGCGGCCGCCGGGTTCGGCGCGGGGCGCCTGACCATCTTCCGCCGCGTCTACCTGCCGCTGGTCGCACCCGGCATCGGCACGGCCGGCCTGCTCAGCTTCATCCTCTGCCTGGGCTACTACATCACCCCGGCCCTGATGGGCGGCGACAAGCAGACCGTGGTGGCGGCGCTGATCGACCAGCAGGTGATGAAGCAGGACCAGTGGAACTCCGCCGCCGCCTTCGGCGTCATCCTGCTGTTGCTCACCTTCGCCGGCCTGGGTGTGCTCGGCCTGGCCAAGCTCCGCCGCACCAAGGCGCACGCACGAAGGAGCAGCTCATGA